The Benincasa hispida cultivar B227 chromosome 11, ASM972705v1, whole genome shotgun sequence genome has a segment encoding these proteins:
- the LOC120092183 gene encoding 40S ribosomal protein S2-4-like translates to MAERGGFGRGFGGRGRGGGDRGRGGRRRAGRRDEEEKWVPVTKLGRLVKEGKIQSLEQIYLHSLPIKEHQIVDTLIGPSLKDEVMKIMPVQKQTRAGQRTRFKAFVVVGDGNGHVGLGVKCSKEVATAIRGSIILAKLSVIPVRRGYWGNKIGKPHTVPCKVTGKCGSVTVRMVPAPRGAGIVAARVPKKVLQFAGIEDVFTSSRGSTKTLGNFVKATFDCLLKTYGFLTPEFWRETRFTKSPFQEHTDLLAKPTVKALLLEDPDRVTA, encoded by the exons ATGGCGGAGCGCGGCGGATTTGGACGAGGCTTCGGCGGCAGAGGCCGTGGCGGAGGTGACCGCGGACGTGGAGGTCGCCGCCGTGCCGGTCGACGCGACGAAGAAGAGAAATGGGTTCCAGTCACTAAGCTAGGCCGTCTCGTGAAAGAGGGAAAGATCCAGTCCTTGGAGCAGATCTATCTCCATTCTCTCCCCATTAAGGAGCATCAGATCGTTGATACCCTTATTGGCCCTAGCCTCAAGGACGAGGTTATGAAGATTATGCCAGTCCAGAAGCAGACCCGTGCCGGACAAAGGACCCGTTTCAAGGCGTTCGTCGTCGTCGGCGATGGTAATGGCCATGTGGGTTTGGGAGTTAAGTGTAGCAAAGAAGTTGCTACAGCGATTCGTGGTTCGATTATTTTGGCTAAGTTGTCTGTGATCCCTGTGAGAAGAGGGTATTGGGGTAACAAGATTGGTAAGCCACATACAGTGCCGTGTAAAGTTACTGGAAAATGTGGATCCGTTACCGTCCGGATGGTTCCGGCGCCGCGAGGAGCTGGTATTGTGGCGGCTAGAGTGCCCAAAAAGGTCTTGCAGTTTGCTGGGATTGAGGACGTGTTTACATCTTCTAGGGGATCAACTAAAACTCTTGGAAACTTCGTTAAG GCAACATTTGACTGCCTACTGAAAACGTACGGCTTCTTAACACCTGAATTTTGGAGGGAGACACGCTTCACTAAATCCCCATTCCAAGAGCACACAGATTTATTGGCCAAACCCACTGTCAAGGCATTGTTGTTGGAAGATCCTGACAGGGTTACTGCTTGA